A window of Mytilus edulis chromosome 10, xbMytEdul2.2, whole genome shotgun sequence contains these coding sequences:
- the LOC139492765 gene encoding trypsin-4-like → MILLEKVLVFTLIVAASAVDIWQPAKELIESEERGDKWPVDDVKGKIVGGEDTTISQHPHQVSLQRSNSHICGGAIVNADWIVTAAHCVDSSRP, encoded by the exons ATGATTCTATTG GAAAAAGTACTTGTATTTACACTGATTGTAGCTG CCTCTGCTGTTGACATATGGCAACCAGCGAAAGAACTCATAGAAAGTGAAGAAAGGGGAGACAAATGGCCG GTCGATGACGTTAAAGGGAAAATCGTCGGTGGTGAAGATACAACAATTTCCCAGCACCCTCATCAAGTGTCCCTACAAAGAAGTAATAGCCATATTTGTGGAGGTGCCATTGTGAATGCTGACTGGATTGTAACGGCTGCACATTGTGTCGACAGTTCTAGACCGTAA
- the LOC139492424 gene encoding fibrinolytic enzyme, isozyme C-like produces MKMSSSLSLTGSISAITLATGSPDEFAGQTCEITGWGRTCGTCGLPTNLKALSMQVLRNSECKNYWTGNNILDGHICIFQGTGYGACNGDSGGPMVCSGQLAGVTSWGASGCPGSRPSVYTRIGVYKSWMDFVMASNS; encoded by the exons ATGAAAATGTCATCCAGTTTGTCATTAACTGGAAGTATTTCAGCCATTACCTTGGCAACAGGAAGTCCTGACGAGTTTGCTGGCCAGACATGTGAAATCACTGGATGGGGCAGAACTTGTGGAACAT GCGGTTTACCCACTAATTTAAAAGCATTAAGCATGCAAGTGCTAAGAAACAGTGAGTGTAAAAACTATTGGACTGGCAACAACATACTTGACGGCCATATTTGTATATTCCAAGGAACTGGTTACGGTGCTTGCAAT GGAGACAGTGGAGGACCAATGGTTTGTTCAGGTCAACTGGCTGGCGTCACATCCTGGGGCGCGAGTGGATGTCCAGGAAGTCGTCCAAGCGTTTACACTCGAATTGGTGTGTACAAAAGCTGGATGGACTTCGTGATGGCTTCAAATTCCTAA